GCGACGGAGATCATCGCGGCGGCCAATGCCTACACGGCGAAGACCTACGGACCCGACCGGGTGTTCGGCTTCTCGCCGATCCCGGCGATGTCGATGGTCTCCTATGCCGCGGGCTCGCGCTACCTCAGTCTGCTCGGCGGCGTCTGCATGAGTTTCTACGACTGGTATTGCGACCTGCCGCCGGCCTCGCCCATGACCTGGGGCGAGCAGACCGACGTGCCGGAAAGCGCGGACTGGTACAATGCGGGCTTCCTGCTGCTCTGGGGCTCGAACGTGCCGCAGACGCGGACGCCGGATGCGCATTTCTACACCGAGGCGCGCTACCGCGGCACCAAGTCGGCGGTCATCTGCCCGGACTATTCGGAGGCCGCGAAGTTCGGCGACATCTGGCTCGCGCCGAAGCAGGGAACCGACGCGGCGCTGGCGCTTGCCATGGGCCATGTGATCCTGCGCGAGTTCCACCTCGACCGGCAGGCGCCCTATTTCGAGGACTACGCGCGCCGCTACACCGACATGCCGATGCTGGTGCGGCTGGAGGAGAAGGACGGCCGCCTGATCCCGGGCCGCTTCCTGCGGGCCGAGGATTTCGACAATGCGCTGGGCGAGAAGAACAACCCCGACTGGAAGACCGTCGCCATCGACGGCAAGAGCGAAAGCATCGTCGCGCCGAACGGCTCGATCGGCTTCCGCTGGGGGCAGGAGGGGGCCTGGAACCTCGAGGAACGCGCGGGCAAGGCCGAGACCGAGCTGCGGCTGTCGTTGATCCTCGACGGTCATCACGACGAGGTGGCTGAAGTCGACTTCCCCTATTTCGGCGGGCAGGCGACGGAGAACTTCGTGAAGTGCGCGCATCCGGGCGTGCTCGCGCGCAATGTGCCCGCCCGGCGGCTGAAGCTGGCGGACGGGACCGAGGCGCTGGCCGCGACCGTGTTCGACCTCTTCTGCGCCAACTACGGCCTCGACCGCGGCCTGGGCGGGGAGTGGACCGCCACCTCCTACGACGACGACGTGCCGTGCACGCCGGCGTGGGCGGAAAAGATCACCGGCGTGAAGCGGGACGCCATCGTCACGGTCGCGCGCGAGTTCGCACTCAACGCCGAGAAGACGCAAGGCAAGTCCATGGTGATCCTGGGGGCCGGTCTCAACCACTGGTACCACATGGACATGAACTACCGCGGCATCATCAACATGCTGGTGATGTGCGGCTGCGTGGGCCAGTCGGGCGGCGGCTGGAGCCACTATGTGGGGCAGGAGAAGCTGCGCCCGCAGACCGGCTGGACGCCGCTTGCCTTCGCCCTCGACTGGGGCCGCCCGCCCCGGCACATGAACTCGACCTCGGCCTGGTACGCGCACACCGACCAGTGGCGCTACGAGACGCTGAACGTGGGCGAGATCCTGTCGCCGACCGCGCCCGAGGGCGACTGGAGCGGCAGCCTGATCGACTACAACATCCGCGCCGAACGGATGGGCTGGCTGCCGTCCGCGCCGCAGCTGAGGACCAACCCGCTGGAGGTGGGCAAGGCGGCGATGGAGGCGGGCAAGACCCCGGCCGAGTACGTTGCCGCGCAGCTGAAGTCCGGCAAGCTGGAGATGGCGTGCGAGGATCCGGACGCGCCGGAGAACTGGCCGCGCAACCTGTTCGTGTGGCGGTCGAACTTGCTGGGGTCCTCGGGCAAGGGGCACGAGTACTTCCTCAAGCACCTGCTCGGCACCGATCATGGCGTGCTCGGCAAGGACCTGGGCGAGGAGGGGCGCGACCGGCCGCAGGAGGCGCGCTGGCACGAGGAGGCGCCGCGCGGCAAGCTCGACCTGCTCGTCTGCATCGACTTCCGCATGTCCACGACGGCGGTCTATTCCGACATCGTCCTGCCGACGGCGAGCTGGTACGAGAAGAACGACCTCAACACCTCCGACATGCACCCGTTCATCCACCCGCTGCAGGCGGCGGTGGACCCGGCCTACGAGTCGAAGTCGGACTGGGAGATCTTCAAGGCGATCGCGAAGAAATTCTCCGAGGTCGCGCCGGAACTCCTGGGCGTCGAGACCGACGTGGTCGCGGTGCCGATCCTGCACGACACGGCGGGCGAGATCGCGCAAGGCCAAGTGAAGGA
This is a stretch of genomic DNA from Futiania mangrovi. It encodes these proteins:
- a CDS encoding nitrate reductase subunit alpha; the encoded protein is MSHLLDRLNFLSPKSLETFAGGHGEVTRENRDWEDVYRNRWRHDKVVRSTHGVNCTGSCSWKIYVKSGIVTWETQHTDYPRTRPDLPNHEPRGCARGASYSWYLYSANRVKTPLVRGRLMKAWRTLRQTLSPAAAWAKLQQDPVLRARYVTTRGKGGFVRASWDEATEIIAAANAYTAKTYGPDRVFGFSPIPAMSMVSYAAGSRYLSLLGGVCMSFYDWYCDLPPASPMTWGEQTDVPESADWYNAGFLLLWGSNVPQTRTPDAHFYTEARYRGTKSAVICPDYSEAAKFGDIWLAPKQGTDAALALAMGHVILREFHLDRQAPYFEDYARRYTDMPMLVRLEEKDGRLIPGRFLRAEDFDNALGEKNNPDWKTVAIDGKSESIVAPNGSIGFRWGQEGAWNLEERAGKAETELRLSLILDGHHDEVAEVDFPYFGGQATENFVKCAHPGVLARNVPARRLKLADGTEALAATVFDLFCANYGLDRGLGGEWTATSYDDDVPCTPAWAEKITGVKRDAIVTVAREFALNAEKTQGKSMVILGAGLNHWYHMDMNYRGIINMLVMCGCVGQSGGGWSHYVGQEKLRPQTGWTPLAFALDWGRPPRHMNSTSAWYAHTDQWRYETLNVGEILSPTAPEGDWSGSLIDYNIRAERMGWLPSAPQLRTNPLEVGKAAMEAGKTPAEYVAAQLKSGKLEMACEDPDAPENWPRNLFVWRSNLLGSSGKGHEYFLKHLLGTDHGVLGKDLGEEGRDRPQEARWHEEAPRGKLDLLVCIDFRMSTTAVYSDIVLPTASWYEKNDLNTSDMHPFIHPLQAAVDPAYESKSDWEIFKAIAKKFSEVAPELLGVETDVVAVPILHDTAGEIAQGQVKDWKRGECDLIPGKTAPNFVAVERDYPNLYHRFVALGPLMDKAGNGGKGIGWNTRHEVQHLRDLNGEWTDGPARGCAKIVTDIDATEVILMLAPETNGEVAVKAWEALSKATGREHAHLALPKEDEKLRFRDIAAQPRKIISSPTWSGIESEKVCYNAGYTNVHELIPWRTLTGRQQLYQDHLWMRAFGEGFCTWRPPVDLKTITREINTDARDGSPHVVLNFITPHQKWGIHSTYSDNLLMLTLNRGGPVVWLSEDDAAKAGIADNDWVEVYNANGALTARAVVSQRMKNGTLFMYHAQEKIVNTPGSEKTGLRGGIHNSVTRATLKPTHMIGGYAQQSYGFNYYGTVGSNRDEFVIVRKMRKVDWLDEPASPSASEGEAAE